A genomic window from Mesorhizobium sp. 131-2-1 includes:
- the rocF gene encoding arginase yields MRCRIVGAPVQDGAGRMGCEMGPSALRTAGLVSVLAELGHQVEDWGTVEKAEARAVVHGNLALKALPEISAWTAAIAETAYAASREAMPIFLGGDHSISAGTVSGVARRAAELGRPLFVLWLDAHPDFHTLDTTTSGNLHGVPLAYASGQAGFKGYFPDLPTAVDPARICTIGLRSVDPAERRALNEAGVTVHDMRAVDEHGIAPLLRAFLARVEEDNGLLHVSLDVDFLDPSIAPAVGTTVPGGATFREAHLVMEMLSDSGLVSSLDLVELNPFLDERGRTATLMVDLTASLMGRRIMDRPTRSHSGSI; encoded by the coding sequence ATGCGCTGCAGGATCGTTGGCGCGCCGGTGCAGGACGGCGCGGGCAGGATGGGATGCGAGATGGGGCCGAGCGCGCTGCGCACGGCGGGGCTCGTCTCGGTGCTGGCGGAACTCGGCCATCAGGTCGAGGACTGGGGCACGGTCGAGAAGGCTGAGGCGCGCGCCGTCGTCCACGGCAACCTCGCGCTGAAAGCCCTGCCGGAGATTTCCGCCTGGACGGCGGCGATCGCCGAGACCGCCTATGCTGCCTCGAGGGAGGCCATGCCGATCTTCCTCGGCGGCGACCACTCGATCTCCGCCGGCACGGTGTCCGGCGTCGCGCGCCGGGCCGCCGAGCTCGGCCGGCCGCTGTTCGTGCTCTGGCTCGACGCGCATCCGGATTTCCACACGCTCGACACCACCACCAGCGGCAATCTGCACGGCGTGCCGCTCGCCTATGCCAGCGGGCAGGCGGGCTTCAAGGGCTATTTCCCCGACCTGCCCACGGCCGTCGACCCAGCCCGCATCTGCACCATCGGCCTGCGCAGCGTCGACCCGGCCGAGCGTCGCGCGCTGAACGAAGCCGGCGTCACCGTGCACGACATGCGCGCCGTGGACGAGCATGGCATCGCGCCGCTGCTGCGCGCCTTCCTGGCCCGCGTCGAGGAGGACAACGGCCTGCTGCATGTCAGCCTGGACGTCGACTTCCTCGACCCGTCGATCGCGCCGGCCGTCGGCACCACCGTGCCCGGCGGCGCCACCTTCCGCGAGGCGCATCTGGTGATGGAGATGCTGTCCGACAGCGGCCTGGTTTCCAGCCTCGACCTTGTCGAACTCAACCCGTTCCTCGACGAGCGCGGCCGCACCGCCACTTTGATGGTCGACCTCACCGCCAGCCTGATGGGCCGCCGCATCATGGACCGCCCGACCCGCAGCCATTCCGGAAGCATCTGA
- a CDS encoding ABC transporter permease, with protein MSETSEAVVSAPVPPGRAKFLRFLIRDAGVLLALVLITIFFSVSAPYFATSGNALKIFVQIAINTVLAAGMTFVILTGGIDLSVGSVLALCTVVGATIMIDESLSPAVAITLALIACMATGAACGFLNGWISTRWKIPSFIVTLGMLNMAAGAARVVSDNSTITGLPQSFVDFGNLIIGGFLPSIFLVAVLVIAVGWFVLRFTVFGRMIFAVGTNDEAVRLSGHNPDFYKVAAFTISGLTAGIAAMVYLLRLNIGSPIAGVGYELNAIAAVIIGGTSLSGGKGSIVGTLVGACILQVLSTGLQLLGVGDNFKPIVIGLVIVLAVILDAYRERLLRKIR; from the coding sequence ATGAGCGAGACGTCCGAAGCTGTCGTGTCGGCGCCTGTTCCCCCCGGCAGGGCGAAATTCCTGCGCTTCCTGATCCGCGACGCCGGCGTGCTGCTGGCGCTGGTGCTGATCACGATCTTCTTCTCCGTCAGCGCGCCCTATTTCGCCACCTCGGGCAACGCGCTGAAGATCTTCGTGCAGATCGCCATCAACACGGTTCTGGCCGCGGGCATGACCTTCGTCATCCTCACCGGCGGCATCGACCTTTCCGTCGGCTCGGTGCTGGCGCTCTGCACGGTGGTCGGCGCCACCATCATGATCGACGAGAGCCTGTCGCCGGCGGTGGCGATCACGCTGGCGCTCATCGCCTGCATGGCGACGGGCGCTGCCTGCGGCTTCCTCAACGGCTGGATTTCGACGCGCTGGAAGATCCCGTCCTTCATCGTCACGCTAGGCATGCTCAACATGGCCGCGGGCGCCGCCCGCGTGGTCAGCGACAATTCGACCATCACCGGCCTGCCGCAAAGCTTCGTCGATTTCGGCAATCTGATCATCGGCGGCTTCCTGCCCTCGATCTTCCTTGTCGCGGTGCTGGTGATCGCGGTCGGCTGGTTCGTGCTGCGCTTCACCGTCTTCGGCCGCATGATCTTCGCCGTCGGCACCAATGACGAGGCGGTGCGGCTCTCCGGCCACAATCCGGATTTCTACAAGGTCGCGGCCTTCACCATCAGCGGGCTGACCGCCGGCATCGCGGCGATGGTCTATCTGTTGCGCCTCAACATCGGCAGTCCGATCGCCGGCGTCGGCTACGAGCTCAATGCGATTGCCGCCGTCATCATCGGCGGCACCAGCCTCAGCGGCGGCAAGGGCTCGATCGTCGGCACGCTGGTCGGGGCCTGCATTCTGCAGGTTCTGAGCACCGGTTTGCAGCTGCTCGGCGTCGGTGACAATTTCAAGCCGATCGTGATTGGGCTTGTCATTGTGCTCGCCGTCATCCTAGACGCATATCGGGAGAGGCTGTTGCGCAAGATCCGTTAG
- a CDS encoding sugar ABC transporter ATP-binding protein — MDDIILSLEGVGKIFPGAVALSDVSLSIARGETHIILGENGAGKSTLIKLLAGIYRPDSGAITFNGAAYQPKTPHDAQQSGIRIVHQELNLLPYLSIAENLMLESLPRRRFGIVDGKALNRRALALLKEVGLDIDPRTRVEALGVAQMQLVEIAKALSYDSKLLVLDEPTATLTPPEIERLFAIIKRLKTRGVTIIYISHRLHEVFEIGDRVTVLRNGRLVATRDLHGLSVPDLVRMMIGRDIADEYSFDASIVPGKVALSVTNLKRDATTPAISFDVRHGEILGVAGLVGSGRTEAMRALFGADAKLDGVVEIDGRPVAIASPRDAVRHGLSLLTEDRKGQGLLLDLPVDKNITITDLGKVSHHGLVNRRAEAAAATDLVGQLRVKASSIEQAVRNLSGGNQQKVVLAKWLFRGTSTLILDEPTRGVDIGARREIYQLLWMLAAAQKGIIMVSSDLPELMGMCHRIIVFSKDKIVGEVPRAEFDQERILSLAYQEYVRP; from the coding sequence ATGGACGACATCATTCTTTCCCTTGAAGGGGTCGGGAAGATTTTCCCCGGCGCTGTCGCGCTGAGCGATGTGTCGCTGTCGATCGCGCGTGGCGAAACCCACATCATCCTGGGCGAGAACGGCGCCGGCAAGTCGACGCTGATCAAGCTTCTGGCCGGCATCTACCGGCCGGACAGCGGCGCGATCACCTTCAATGGCGCGGCCTACCAGCCGAAGACGCCGCATGATGCGCAGCAGAGCGGCATCCGCATCGTGCATCAGGAGCTCAACCTGCTGCCCTATCTCAGCATCGCCGAGAATCTGATGCTGGAAAGCCTGCCGCGCCGCCGCTTCGGCATCGTCGACGGCAAGGCGCTCAACCGGCGCGCCCTGGCCCTGCTCAAGGAGGTCGGGCTCGACATCGATCCAAGGACGCGCGTCGAGGCGCTTGGCGTCGCGCAGATGCAGCTGGTCGAGATTGCCAAGGCGCTGAGCTACGACAGCAAGCTTCTCGTCCTCGACGAGCCGACGGCGACGCTGACGCCGCCGGAAATCGAGCGCCTGTTCGCCATCATCAAGCGGCTGAAGACCAGGGGCGTCACCATCATCTACATCTCGCACCGCCTGCACGAGGTGTTCGAGATCGGCGACCGGGTGACGGTGCTGCGCAACGGCAGGCTGGTCGCGACCCGCGATCTGCACGGCCTCAGCGTGCCCGATCTGGTGCGCATGATGATCGGCCGCGACATCGCCGACGAATACAGCTTCGATGCCTCGATCGTGCCGGGCAAGGTCGCGCTCAGCGTCACCAATCTGAAGCGCGACGCCACGACGCCGGCCATCTCCTTCGATGTGCGGCATGGCGAGATCCTGGGCGTCGCCGGCCTGGTCGGCAGCGGCCGGACGGAAGCCATGCGGGCCCTGTTCGGCGCCGACGCCAAGCTTGACGGCGTCGTCGAGATCGACGGCAGGCCGGTGGCGATCGCATCACCCAGGGACGCGGTGCGGCATGGCTTGAGCCTGCTTACCGAGGACCGCAAGGGGCAAGGCCTGCTGCTCGACCTGCCGGTTGACAAGAACATCACCATCACCGATCTCGGCAAGGTTTCGCACCATGGGCTGGTCAACCGCAGGGCCGAGGCCGCGGCGGCCACCGACCTGGTCGGCCAACTGCGCGTCAAGGCAAGCTCGATCGAGCAGGCGGTGCGCAACCTTTCGGGCGGCAACCAGCAGAAGGTGGTGCTGGCCAAATGGCTGTTCCGCGGCACCTCGACGCTGATCCTCGACGAGCCGACGCGCGGCGTCGACATCGGCGCGCGGCGCGAAATCTACCAGCTCTTGTGGATGCTGGCGGCGGCGCAGAAAGGCATCATCATGGTGTCGTCCGACCTGCCCGAGCTGATGGGCATGTGCCACCGCATCATCGTCTTTTCCAAGGACAAGATCGTCGGTGAGGTGCCGCGCGCCGAATTCGACCAGGAGCGCATCCTGTCGCTCGCCTATCAGGAGTATGTGAGACCATGA
- a CDS encoding methyltransferase family protein — translation MAYASLKSAPKAFDQHKRLIVVQVAAVVAIGLLLFSKPFLSESSGAHESLELAGFILVLGCVLGRLWSILYVGGRKNDELIVSGPFSMMQNPLYFFSTVGAVGIGLMFGSVLAAVILGLASFLVFRFTARKEAEFLFGKFGAAYAAYAERTPRFWPNPMLYRDQDQWLFSTSALKSTFRDGLYFLALFPLIETVEYLRMSGVLPTLFTVY, via the coding sequence ATGGCTTACGCTTCCCTGAAGTCGGCGCCGAAGGCGTTCGACCAGCACAAGCGCCTGATCGTCGTGCAGGTCGCCGCCGTGGTTGCCATCGGCCTGCTCCTGTTCTCAAAGCCGTTTCTCAGCGAGAGCTCGGGCGCGCACGAATCGCTGGAGCTTGCGGGCTTCATCCTAGTGCTCGGCTGCGTCCTCGGCCGTCTGTGGAGCATCCTCTATGTCGGCGGCAGGAAGAACGACGAGCTGATCGTCTCAGGTCCGTTCTCGATGATGCAGAACCCGCTCTATTTCTTCTCGACGGTCGGTGCGGTCGGCATCGGATTGATGTTCGGGTCGGTGCTGGCGGCCGTGATCCTTGGCCTGGCGAGCTTCCTCGTCTTCCGCTTCACAGCGCGCAAGGAGGCCGAGTTCCTGTTTGGCAAGTTCGGCGCGGCCTATGCGGCCTATGCCGAGCGGACGCCCCGGTTCTGGCCGAACCCGATGCTTTATCGAGACCAGGACCAGTGGCTGTTCTCCACGAGTGCGCTGAAGAGCACCTTCCGCGACGGGCTCTATTTCCTGGCGCTGTTCCCGCTGATCGAAACGGTCGAGTATTTGCGGATGAGCGGCGTCCTGCCCACCCTGTTCACCGTCTACTGA
- a CDS encoding COG4705 family protein: protein MPSPANEFAAPPVNRVPDVTVDFWMIKVLAVTMGETAADYLAVNLGLGLTFTSLIMTGVLIVALALQFAQKRYVPWAYWLAVVLISVVGTLVTDNLVDNFGVGLETTTFCFTIVLALTFLAWYASERTLSIHTIFTTRREIFYWLAILFTFSLGTAAGDLMAETFDLGYLTTGLIFGGVIVLIAVGYYAFGLDAILAFWLAYILTRPLGASFGDLLAQPVEYGGMGFGTTVTSVIFLGCIIALVLYMTLKQTVDEAENILLDAD from the coding sequence ATGCCGTCACCGGCCAACGAATTCGCCGCGCCCCCGGTCAACCGGGTTCCGGACGTCACCGTCGATTTCTGGATGATCAAGGTCTTGGCGGTAACCATGGGCGAGACGGCTGCCGACTATCTGGCCGTTAATCTCGGCCTTGGTCTCACCTTCACTTCGCTCATCATGACCGGCGTCCTTATCGTCGCCCTCGCCCTGCAATTCGCGCAGAAGCGTTACGTGCCCTGGGCTTACTGGCTGGCGGTCGTGCTGATCAGCGTCGTCGGCACCCTCGTTACGGACAATCTCGTCGACAATTTCGGCGTAGGGCTGGAGACGACGACATTTTGCTTCACCATCGTGCTCGCTTTGACTTTCCTGGCCTGGTACGCGAGCGAAAGGACCCTGTCGATCCACACCATCTTCACCACCCGGCGCGAGATCTTCTACTGGCTTGCGATCCTGTTCACCTTCTCGCTGGGCACGGCCGCCGGCGATCTGATGGCCGAGACTTTCGACCTGGGCTATCTCACCACCGGTCTCATCTTCGGCGGCGTCATTGTGCTCATCGCCGTCGGCTACTACGCCTTCGGCCTCGACGCCATCCTTGCCTTCTGGCTCGCCTATATCCTGACCCGACCGCTCGGCGCGTCCTTCGGCGACCTGCTTGCCCAGCCGGTCGAGTATGGCGGCATGGGCTTCGGCACCACGGTCACCAGCGTTATCTTCCTCGGCTGCATAATCGCGCTGGTTCTCTACATGACATTGAAACAGACCGTCGATGAGGCCGAAAACATCCTGCTCGACGCCGACTGA
- a CDS encoding ornithine cyclodeaminase, with amino-acid sequence MTQPSRLAIVPFVSVDRMMKLVLTIGVERFLTELAAYIEEDFRRWELFDKTPRIASHSHDGVIELMPTSDGKMYGFKYVNGHPKNMREGRQTVTAFGVLADVGSGYPMLLTEMTILTALRTAATSAVAAKYLAPKGSQAMAIIGNGAQSEFQAIAFKALLGIDRLRLYDIDRSASEKCARNLAGKGFDITICSTGQDAVEGVDIITTVTADKQYATILTDNMVGSGVHINAVGGDCPGKTELHRDILLRSDIFVEFPPQTRIEGEIQQLDADHPVTELWQVMTGNAQGRKAPEQITLFDSVGFATEDFSALRYVRDQLQATGLYEELDLLADPDEPRDLFGMLLRAAMQPAA; translated from the coding sequence ATGACCCAGCCGTCCCGCCTTGCCATCGTCCCCTTCGTCAGCGTCGACCGCATGATGAAGCTGGTGCTCACCATCGGCGTCGAGCGCTTCCTCACCGAGCTCGCCGCCTATATCGAGGAGGATTTCCGCCGCTGGGAGCTGTTCGACAAGACTCCGCGCATCGCCTCGCACAGCCATGACGGCGTCATCGAGCTGATGCCGACCAGCGACGGCAAGATGTACGGCTTCAAATACGTCAACGGCCATCCGAAGAACATGCGCGAGGGCCGCCAGACGGTCACCGCCTTCGGCGTGCTCGCCGATGTCGGCTCCGGCTATCCGATGCTGTTGACCGAGATGACCATCCTGACGGCGCTGCGCACCGCCGCCACCTCCGCCGTCGCGGCCAAGTACCTGGCGCCCAAGGGCAGCCAAGCCATGGCCATCATCGGCAACGGCGCCCAGTCCGAATTCCAGGCCATCGCCTTCAAGGCGCTGCTCGGCATCGACCGGCTGCGGCTCTACGACATCGACCGCTCGGCCTCCGAAAAATGCGCCCGCAACCTCGCCGGCAAGGGTTTTGACATCACCATCTGTTCGACGGGGCAGGACGCGGTGGAAGGCGTCGACATCATCACCACGGTGACGGCCGACAAGCAGTACGCCACCATCCTCACCGACAACATGGTCGGCTCCGGCGTCCACATCAACGCCGTCGGCGGCGACTGCCCCGGCAAGACCGAGCTGCATCGCGACATCCTGCTGCGTTCCGACATTTTCGTCGAGTTCCCGCCGCAGACGCGCATCGAGGGCGAGATCCAGCAGCTCGACGCCGACCATCCGGTGACCGAGCTGTGGCAGGTGATGACCGGCAACGCGCAAGGGCGCAAGGCTCCGGAGCAGATCACGCTGTTCGATTCGGTCGGCTTCGCCACTGAGGATTTTTCCGCGCTGCGCTACGTCCGCGACCAGCTTCAGGCCACCGGCCTCTATGAGGAGCTCGACCTGCTCGCCGATCCCGACGAGCCGCGCGACCTGTTCGGCATGCTGCTGAGGGCAGCCATGCAGCCGGCGGCTTGA
- a CDS encoding COG4280 domain-containing protein produces MHDLTPILSTVTASFLASFVEVVEAFTIVLAVGVTRSWRPALTGAALALAVLAALVVAFGPLLALVPITVLQFVVGVLLVLFGMRWLRKAILRGAGIIALRDEELAFSKETAALQQQASDRRADYLAGLAAFKAVLLEGVEVVFIVIAVGAAHGQTLFASLGALAAFILVMLIGLAVHRPLARVPENALKFIVGLMLTSFGVFWTGEGLGAAWPGEDFALLAIFAIVALASFAMVGWLRRSAPAGETAR; encoded by the coding sequence ATGCATGATCTGACACCCATCCTTTCGACCGTCACCGCCTCCTTCCTCGCTTCCTTCGTCGAGGTGGTCGAGGCCTTCACCATCGTGCTGGCTGTCGGCGTGACACGGAGCTGGCGGCCGGCGCTGACCGGTGCGGCACTCGCGCTGGCCGTGCTGGCTGCGCTGGTGGTCGCCTTCGGCCCGCTGCTCGCGCTCGTCCCCATCACCGTCCTGCAGTTTGTGGTCGGCGTGCTTCTGGTCCTGTTCGGCATGCGCTGGCTGCGCAAGGCGATCCTGCGCGGCGCCGGCATCATAGCGCTGCGCGACGAAGAGCTGGCCTTTTCGAAGGAGACCGCCGCCTTGCAACAGCAGGCCAGCGACCGCCGGGCCGACTATCTGGCCGGGCTCGCGGCCTTCAAGGCGGTGCTGCTTGAGGGTGTCGAGGTGGTGTTCATCGTCATTGCCGTCGGCGCGGCGCACGGCCAGACGCTTTTCGCCAGCCTTGGCGCGCTGGCGGCCTTCATCCTGGTGATGCTGATCGGTCTCGCCGTGCACCGGCCACTAGCGCGCGTGCCGGAAAACGCGCTCAAATTCATCGTCGGGCTGATGCTGACCAGCTTTGGCGTCTTTTGGACCGGCGAGGGCCTTGGCGCCGCGTGGCCGGGCGAGGATTTCGCCCTGCTTGCCATCTTCGCCATCGTTGCGCTTGCCTCCTTTGCCATGGTCGGCTGGCTGCGCAGATCCGCGCCAGCGGGAGAGACCGCGCGATGA
- a CDS encoding NYN domain-containing protein, with protein MASDTLALLIDGDNASPKIVSGLLAEIANYGTASVRRIYGDWTKPNLNGWKECLLEHSIQPVQQFAYSTGKNATDGAMIIDAMDLLYTGRFSGFCIVSSDSDFARLASRIREQGITVYGFGERKTPRPFITACDKFIYVDVLGGATAEPPQTTQITREKAVGKPAKAAPVPVRNEAEKARPAQGGAASGRLDEAALSMLQMAVEASAEEDGRANLGRVGAHLAKQSPDFDARNYGYARLSDLADASGILEVERSGDQPKVVMVRLKMS; from the coding sequence ATGGCAAGCGATACACTGGCGCTTTTGATCGACGGCGACAACGCATCACCGAAGATCGTCTCGGGGCTTCTCGCGGAGATCGCAAATTACGGCACAGCAAGTGTCAGGCGAATCTACGGTGACTGGACGAAGCCAAACCTCAATGGCTGGAAAGAATGCCTGCTTGAGCATTCCATTCAACCCGTACAACAGTTCGCCTATTCGACAGGCAAGAACGCGACCGACGGCGCGATGATCATCGACGCGATGGACCTGCTCTATACGGGGCGTTTCTCCGGCTTCTGCATCGTTTCGAGCGACAGCGATTTCGCGAGGCTCGCTTCACGTATCCGTGAACAGGGCATAACCGTTTACGGGTTCGGTGAACGCAAGACGCCTCGACCGTTCATCACGGCCTGCGACAAGTTCATATATGTCGATGTGCTCGGCGGCGCGACAGCAGAGCCGCCGCAGACAACCCAGATCACCCGAGAGAAGGCCGTTGGGAAGCCCGCCAAGGCTGCTCCGGTACCCGTCAGAAACGAAGCAGAAAAGGCCCGTCCAGCGCAGGGTGGAGCCGCGAGTGGTAGGCTGGACGAGGCCGCTCTGAGCATGCTCCAGATGGCAGTGGAGGCATCGGCGGAGGAGGACGGCCGCGCGAACCTCGGGCGCGTGGGCGCTCATCTGGCAAAGCAATCTCCAGACTTCGACGCCAGAAATTACGGCTATGCGCGATTGAGCGATCTGGCGGACGCTTCCGGTATTCTCGAAGTAGAGCGCTCGGGCGACCAGCCGAAGGTTGTTATGGTGCGCCTGAAGATGAGCTGA
- a CDS encoding Lrp/AsnC family transcriptional regulator codes for MDTLDERLVTLLRHDARRSVSDLAVDLGVSRATVRSRMERLEKAGEIIGYTVVLRADAVDQRIRGVMMIEIEGHAADRVIRALDGFPEVSTIHTTNGRWDLVVELGTASLTDFDAVLRRIRLIPGITGSETSLLLATPRTTRARLA; via the coding sequence ATGGATACCCTAGACGAAAGGCTGGTGACGCTGCTGAGGCACGATGCGCGGCGCAGTGTCTCCGATCTCGCGGTCGATCTCGGCGTTTCGCGCGCGACGGTGCGATCGCGCATGGAGAGGCTGGAAAAGGCGGGCGAGATCATCGGCTATACGGTGGTGCTGCGCGCCGACGCGGTCGACCAGCGCATACGCGGCGTGATGATGATCGAGATCGAGGGCCACGCCGCAGACCGCGTGATCAGGGCGCTTGACGGCTTTCCCGAGGTTTCCACCATCCACACCACCAATGGCCGCTGGGACCTGGTGGTCGAGCTCGGAACGGCGTCGCTGACCGATTTCGACGCGGTGCTGCGTCGCATCCGGTTGATCCCAGGGATAACGGGGAGCGAAACCAGCCTGCTGCTGGCGACGCCGAGGACGACAAGGGCGCGGCTGGCGTAG
- a CDS encoding LacI family DNA-binding transcriptional regulator — MTTIADVARYAGVSVATVSHVMNRTRHVEPETAERVRAAIAALRYSPNSLARSLRRGETKTIGLLLPDNSNPFFASVARQIEDAGFVAGYTVILCNSDGSAEKEERYLSVLMAKQIDGLIFAGSSDHARVFSQLSAAVPAVLLDREIHSVNVDTVLVDHDHGGYLAGRHLVGLGHKRIGVIGGPRDSSSSPARLRGFVRALGEACVELPADAVVDSDYHFSGGRLAMERLLAQAPDITAVFACNDLMAMGAITALRSRGLRVPDDISMIGFDDIPYAVTTWPPLTTIAQPVEKIGTRAVSLLLERVAEPAAHSRREVLMPVLIERESCAPLRG; from the coding sequence ATGACAACGATTGCCGATGTCGCGCGCTATGCGGGAGTGTCCGTCGCAACGGTCTCGCATGTGATGAACCGCACGCGCCATGTCGAGCCGGAGACGGCCGAGCGCGTGCGCGCGGCGATCGCGGCGCTGCGCTACAGCCCGAACTCGCTGGCGCGAAGCCTCAGGCGCGGCGAGACCAAGACCATCGGCCTGCTTCTGCCGGACAATTCCAACCCGTTCTTCGCCAGCGTGGCGCGCCAGATCGAGGATGCCGGGTTCGTCGCCGGCTACACGGTGATCCTGTGCAACTCCGACGGCAGCGCCGAAAAGGAAGAGCGCTATCTTTCGGTGCTGATGGCCAAGCAGATCGACGGGCTGATCTTTGCCGGCTCGTCCGACCATGCGCGGGTGTTCTCGCAGCTGTCCGCCGCAGTGCCGGCGGTGCTGCTCGACCGCGAGATCCATTCCGTCAATGTCGACACCGTGCTGGTCGACCACGATCACGGCGGCTATCTCGCCGGCCGGCACCTGGTCGGGCTCGGGCACAAGCGGATCGGCGTCATCGGCGGCCCGCGCGATTCGAGCTCCAGTCCTGCCCGCCTGCGCGGCTTTGTGCGGGCGCTGGGGGAAGCGTGCGTCGAACTGCCCGCGGATGCGGTGGTCGATTCCGACTATCATTTTTCCGGAGGCCGCCTGGCGATGGAGCGGCTGCTGGCGCAGGCACCCGACATCACGGCGGTGTTCGCCTGCAACGACCTGATGGCCATGGGCGCCATCACCGCGCTGCGCTCGCGCGGATTGCGCGTTCCCGACGACATATCGATGATCGGCTTCGACGATATCCCCTACGCCGTCACCACCTGGCCGCCGCTGACGACGATCGCGCAGCCGGTGGAGAAGATCGGCACGCGGGCGGTGAGCCTGCTTTTGGAGCGCGTCGCCGAGCCGGCCGCGCACTCGCGCCGGGAAGTGCTGATGCCTGTCCTCATCGAGAGGGAAAGCTGCGCGCCGTTGCGCGGGTAG
- a CDS encoding prolyl-tRNA synthetase associated domain-containing protein — protein sequence MPKTEAELNAFLADLGIAVSTVRHPPLYTVADSQALRGEIAGGHTKNLFLKDKKDNFFLVSVGEEAEVDLKQIHHLIGAAGRVSFGKPEMLMELLGVIPGAVTVFGLINDSERRVKVVLDQELMSHAVVNAHPLTNEATTSIAAADLVRFVEATGHDAVILKVSA from the coding sequence ATGCCGAAGACCGAAGCCGAGCTCAATGCCTTTCTTGCCGACCTCGGCATTGCCGTGTCGACGGTGCGCCATCCGCCGCTCTACACGGTCGCCGATTCGCAGGCGTTGCGTGGCGAGATCGCCGGCGGCCACACCAAGAACTTGTTTCTCAAGGACAAGAAGGACAATTTCTTCCTCGTCAGCGTCGGCGAGGAGGCGGAGGTCGATCTCAAGCAGATCCATCATCTGATCGGCGCCGCCGGCCGGGTGTCGTTCGGCAAGCCGGAAATGCTGATGGAGCTGCTCGGCGTCATCCCGGGCGCGGTCACCGTCTTCGGCCTGATCAACGATAGCGAGCGGCGGGTCAAGGTCGTGCTCGACCAGGAGTTGATGAGCCACGCGGTCGTCAACGCGCATCCGCTCACCAACGAGGCGACGACCTCGATCGCCGCGGCCGATCTCGTCAGATTCGTCGAGGCAACCGGACACGATGCTGTTATCTTGAAAGTCTCGGCTTGA
- a CDS encoding sugar ABC transporter substrate-binding protein has product MSKISNTRGLDLGRFSRRQFLKTSALAAGALALPLGPAFAADKPKVGLVMKSLANEFFKQMQAGAEDYAAKNKDKFDFAAVGMKDERDFAAQVDAIENFITQNFNVIVVAPADSKAMVTPIAKALKAGIKVINIDVALDTEAKKKAGIDLAFFGPDNRAGAKLAGDALGKALGKGGKVVILEGNPEADNAKERKLGFDDAVKEHGLDLLDSKTAHWETEEANTLMTNFMTQHPDIQGVMAANDSMALGVVKAIDAAGKSGQIKVVGFDNIPAVGPLLKEGKMLATVEQYGAQMAALGIDYGLRELAGEKFTGWVKTDIKLITA; this is encoded by the coding sequence ATGAGCAAGATTTCGAACACGCGCGGCCTCGATCTAGGCCGGTTCTCGCGCCGTCAGTTCCTCAAGACCAGCGCATTGGCTGCCGGCGCCCTGGCGCTGCCGCTCGGACCGGCCTTCGCCGCCGACAAGCCGAAGGTCGGCCTGGTCATGAAGTCGCTCGCCAACGAGTTCTTCAAGCAGATGCAGGCCGGCGCCGAGGACTACGCTGCCAAGAACAAGGACAAGTTCGATTTCGCCGCCGTCGGCATGAAGGACGAGCGCGACTTTGCCGCGCAGGTCGACGCCATCGAGAACTTCATCACCCAGAACTTCAACGTCATCGTCGTCGCTCCGGCCGATTCGAAGGCCATGGTGACGCCGATCGCCAAGGCCCTGAAGGCCGGCATCAAGGTCATCAACATCGACGTTGCGCTGGATACGGAAGCCAAGAAGAAGGCCGGCATCGACCTCGCCTTCTTCGGTCCCGACAACCGCGCCGGCGCCAAGCTCGCCGGCGATGCGCTTGGCAAGGCGCTGGGCAAAGGCGGCAAGGTGGTCATCCTCGAGGGCAATCCGGAGGCCGACAACGCCAAGGAGCGCAAGCTCGGCTTCGACGATGCGGTGAAGGAGCACGGCCTCGACCTGCTCGACTCCAAGACGGCGCATTGGGAGACCGAAGAAGCCAACACGCTGATGACCAACTTCATGACCCAGCATCCCGACATCCAGGGCGTGATGGCGGCCAACGACTCGATGGCGCTCGGCGTCGTCAAGGCGATCGACGCGGCCGGCAAGTCCGGCCAGATCAAGGTGGTCGGCTTCGACAACATCCCGGCGGTCGGGCCGCTGCTGAAGGAAGGCAAGATGCTCGCCACCGTCGAGCAGTATGGCGCGCAGATGGCGGCCCTCGGCATCGACTACGGCCTGCGCGAGCTCGCCGGCGAGAAGTTCACCGGCTGGGTCAAGACCGACATCAAGCTGATCACCGCCTGA